Proteins encoded in a region of the Nicotiana tomentosiformis chromosome 9, ASM39032v3, whole genome shotgun sequence genome:
- the LOC138898964 gene encoding uncharacterized protein, with protein MSWFPRIEYRASLDYVPSIVISYMKAQRMVRKGCLSYLAFVRDVGADTPTIDSVLVVRDFPYVFPADLPGMLPDRDIDFGLDLAPGTQPISIPLCGMARVELKEWKDHRQELLDKGFIRPSVSLWKLMSCF; from the coding sequence ATGTCGTGGTTTCCAAGGATCGAGTATAGAgcttctctagactatgttcccagcatAGTGATTTCATATATGAAGGCCCAGCGAATGGttaggaagggttgtttatcttatttagcctttgtgagggatgttggagctgatactcctactattgattctgtccTAGTGGTCCGAGATTTTCcatatgtgtttcctgcagacctgccaggcatgctgcctgacagggatattgattttggtctTGACTTGGCACcgggaactcaacccatttctattccactgtgtGGTATGGCACGAGTTGAGTTGAAGGAATGGAAGGACCACcgtcaggaactccttgataaggggtttattaggcctagtgtgtcgctttGGAAGCTCATGTCTTGTTTTTAA